One segment of Neobacillus endophyticus DNA contains the following:
- a CDS encoding DinB family protein yields MNELIFKQFQLTREYFIKIVGSVSNDQTDVQPDGFNNTIHWHTGHVLTVTEQTMFGFPRVTTHLPENYMKLFGNGTKPADWTGNVPIMDELIVQLKDQLARIRQIPAEQLNNTLETPILGCKTSGELACITLMHEAAHMGQIQAMKRIIEHASVKN; encoded by the coding sequence ATGAATGAACTTATATTTAAGCAGTTTCAATTGACAAGAGAGTACTTCATAAAGATCGTAGGGTCTGTTTCCAATGACCAAACGGATGTGCAGCCAGATGGTTTCAACAACACCATTCATTGGCATACTGGCCACGTTTTGACAGTTACAGAACAAACCATGTTCGGTTTTCCTCGAGTAACAACCCACCTTCCCGAAAACTATATGAAATTGTTCGGGAATGGTACAAAGCCAGCTGATTGGACAGGGAATGTACCTATTATGGATGAGCTTATCGTACAACTAAAAGATCAATTAGCTCGTATTCGCCAAATTCCAGCTGAACAGCTAAACAATACCCTAGAAACACCAATATTGGGATGTAAAACCTCTGGAGAACTAGCGTGTATAACACTCATGCATGAAGCAGCCCATATGGGACAGATTCAGGCAATGAAGCGAATCATTGAACATGCGAGTGTAAAAAACTGA
- a CDS encoding YcxB family protein produces MELTYLLSEEDYYHFNLFHLKHSKAVARILTLQRLIGPVIFLIFAFIFTKATNNSLFGVVVTFLVLSILWVIFYPKYFYATVKRRLKKAFSSGKNAGLIGKHHLLLTDDGLTEWTGVGEMKFKWSGIEECKEDSDYFYLYNSAVSALIIPKRDLPNPKEFRAYLLTKI; encoded by the coding sequence GTGGAGCTTACGTATCTATTATCAGAAGAAGATTACTATCATTTTAATCTGTTTCACCTAAAACATTCGAAGGCCGTAGCTCGGATTCTGACACTTCAAAGGCTTATTGGTCCTGTGATCTTTCTGATTTTTGCTTTTATATTCACTAAGGCAACTAACAACTCCTTATTTGGGGTGGTGGTCACCTTTTTGGTTCTCAGCATCCTTTGGGTCATCTTCTATCCGAAGTATTTCTACGCTACGGTGAAGCGTCGGCTAAAAAAAGCTTTCAGCAGCGGGAAAAATGCTGGTTTAATTGGGAAGCATCATCTGTTGCTGACAGATGACGGTTTGACTGAGTGGACTGGTGTCGGAGAAATGAAGTTCAAATGGTCTGGAATAGAGGAATGCAAAGAGGATTCCGATTACTTCTACCTATATAACAGCGCAGTGAGCGCCTTGATTATTCCCAAGCGAGATCTCCCCAATCCAAAGGAGTTCAGAGCATATTTATTAACAAAAATTTAG
- the istB gene encoding IS21-like element helper ATPase IstB, which translates to MNVILETMQNQLKSLTLTEAAKVVPTIIQQAESEDWSYSQFLQKLLGHEQERREEKQMEKRLKWAAFPFQKTLQEFDLNEQQSLSRKQFTQLSELNWLDQMFNLILLGPPGVGKTHLAIGLGLEAIYKGYKVAFISMGELIHTLKTEEITRRSQARLKRIREANLVVIDDLMFMAMDSKEANLFFHLINELYNSASIILTSNKGPSDWGDLIGDPAITTAILDRIAHRSEIVHLNGDSYRMKHRTSIFGEKTVQK; encoded by the coding sequence ATGAACGTGATTTTGGAAACTATGCAGAATCAGTTAAAATCACTGACGTTGACGGAGGCAGCTAAAGTTGTTCCGACTATCATTCAGCAAGCAGAATCGGAAGATTGGTCTTATAGCCAGTTTCTTCAGAAATTGCTTGGGCATGAGCAAGAAAGACGGGAAGAAAAACAAATGGAAAAGCGTCTGAAATGGGCTGCTTTTCCCTTCCAAAAAACTCTTCAGGAGTTTGATCTTAATGAACAACAATCGCTTAGCAGAAAGCAATTTACACAATTGAGCGAGCTGAACTGGCTTGATCAGATGTTCAATCTCATCCTCCTTGGTCCCCCAGGAGTTGGCAAAACACATCTAGCTATAGGTTTAGGATTGGAAGCAATATACAAGGGCTATAAAGTTGCATTTATCTCAATGGGAGAACTGATTCACACATTAAAGACTGAGGAAATAACAAGAAGATCTCAGGCACGACTCAAGAGGATTAGAGAAGCAAATTTGGTTGTCATCGACGATTTAATGTTTATGGCAATGGATTCAAAAGAGGCTAATCTTTTTTTTCACTTGATTAACGAGCTTTACAACAGTGCATCTATCATTCTTACATCCAATAAAGGGCCAAGTGATTGGGGAGACTTGATAGGTGATCCAGCCATCACCACGGCAATTTTAGACAGAATTGCACACCGTTCTGAGATTGTTCATCTAAACGGCGATAGTTACAGAATGAAACATAGAACTTCCATTTTTGGAGAAAAAACTGTTCAAAAATAA
- a CDS encoding DUF58 domain-containing protein codes for MRKTLRLVSRAWKFVLLFLLLLLTFSYAMFQGGFVSWFLFYSFLPFSIYCLALSFYPLSEIEITRILPQKDYNAGEKLTVTIQFKRLKGFPLFYLIVEDDLPETIKNGRHSGAARIVLFPSVKKQFFYEYTMDELPRGEHVFRTMVLKAGDPLGLFEKEKTAKAEGKIVVYPAFTEFLYRPFESQYDQGLTASRERVQRDTTMAVGVRDYQPGDRFSWINWKATAKRNVIMTKEFEQRKSHDVFIMMDCVPDQRFEGVVSFTASLVRAVLKRGAQIGMLTVSNERVSFPIRGGEHQLQQLFLHLAKVEGNSVIPLEKVLETDRFFTQQSVSFMLVTAKLTKPLVEKAGILGSHKGSVTLFLIKSQMEMLTAQERALMAAANARGVRVLMVQEGNFAAVFSEVGAR; via the coding sequence ATGAGAAAGACACTCCGTTTAGTTAGCAGAGCTTGGAAGTTTGTACTTTTGTTTTTGCTGCTGCTTTTAACGTTTTCCTATGCGATGTTCCAAGGAGGCTTCGTCAGCTGGTTTTTATTTTACAGCTTTTTGCCGTTTTCCATCTATTGCCTCGCTTTATCCTTTTATCCTTTAAGTGAAATCGAAATAACGAGAATACTGCCCCAAAAAGATTATAATGCCGGTGAGAAGTTAACAGTCACTATTCAGTTTAAACGGTTAAAAGGGTTTCCGTTATTTTATCTTATAGTGGAGGACGATTTACCTGAAACGATAAAAAATGGCCGACATTCGGGAGCAGCACGGATTGTCCTGTTTCCAAGTGTGAAAAAGCAATTTTTCTATGAATACACGATGGACGAGCTGCCGCGCGGTGAGCATGTTTTTCGTACGATGGTATTAAAAGCAGGCGACCCGCTTGGTCTTTTTGAAAAAGAGAAAACTGCAAAAGCTGAGGGGAAAATTGTCGTCTACCCGGCTTTTACTGAATTTCTGTACCGCCCGTTTGAAAGTCAGTATGATCAAGGATTAACTGCTTCAAGGGAGAGAGTGCAGCGTGATACCACGATGGCAGTTGGTGTAAGGGATTATCAGCCGGGGGACCGTTTTTCTTGGATTAACTGGAAAGCTACGGCCAAGCGTAATGTGATCATGACAAAGGAATTTGAACAGCGGAAATCCCATGATGTCTTTATCATGATGGATTGTGTTCCCGATCAACGCTTTGAAGGGGTAGTTTCCTTCACCGCTTCGTTAGTACGTGCTGTGTTAAAAAGAGGAGCCCAAATAGGTATGTTAACTGTCAGTAATGAAAGGGTGTCGTTCCCGATTAGAGGCGGTGAACATCAGCTTCAGCAGTTATTCCTGCATCTGGCTAAAGTCGAAGGCAATAGTGTGATCCCGCTGGAGAAAGTGCTGGAAACGGACCGCTTTTTCACCCAGCAATCTGTTTCTTTTATGCTTGTCACTGCTAAATTAACGAAGCCGCTGGTGGAAAAGGCAGGAATTCTTGGCAGCCACAAGGGTTCTGTTACTCTATTTCTTATCAAGAGCCAGATGGAAATGCTGACGGCTCAGGAACGTGCGCTAATGGCAGCTGCCAATGCCCGCGGCGTGCGTGTGTTGATGGTCCAGGAAGGCAACTTTGCTGCAGTCTTTTCGGAGGTGGGAGCCCGATGA
- the istA gene encoding IS21 family transposase, protein MDKWLMYMEIHQLRKKGFSISKIARKLDIARNTVYTYLQRDPEDMTEWLASIRTRSRKLDPHKELILTWLKDHPDMSAAQVFDWLKEKDNRLMVGESTVRGYVKELREIYHIERTHPTRSYQAVQDPPMGEQAQIDFGQTKQKASNGKEVKLYFISFVLSNSRYKYMEWLDRPFTTRDVIRTHENAFEYFGGIPNELVYDQDSLIVVSENSGDLILTSEFQGYRQERDLNLRVCRKADPESKGKIENTVKFIKKNFAKHRVFHNLDQWNEQCLEWLDRTGNGKIHNTTKKRPAEVFIEEKQHLRPITNKKTFHNKMSITRTVRKDNTILYQSNRYFVPLGTYKKDKMVYLIITDDGRLVIHDKAERNVIADHRLETGKGKLVQDRNHTRDRSRGIPEYISHLAAKFNNPDQANDYLENIYHGYPRYIRDQLQLIRRTIEELDEDLMNQAMEECIKKKLYSANDFSDVVEYLKRQRLLNTNPKPPSPAVHPIKSLNDADESILLAKPSVRDPKEYEELFKGVVI, encoded by the coding sequence GTGGATAAGTGGCTCATGTATATGGAAATACATCAGCTTAGGAAAAAAGGATTTTCAATAAGCAAGATTGCGAGGAAACTAGATATCGCAAGGAATACAGTTTATACCTATCTGCAAAGAGATCCTGAAGACATGACTGAATGGTTGGCTTCTATCCGAACCAGAAGTAGGAAGCTTGACCCACATAAAGAGTTGATTCTAACTTGGCTTAAGGACCACCCAGACATGTCAGCTGCACAGGTTTTCGATTGGCTTAAGGAGAAAGACAATCGCTTGATGGTTGGTGAAAGTACAGTAAGAGGTTATGTAAAGGAGCTTCGTGAGATTTATCATATTGAGAGGACCCATCCCACAAGAAGTTATCAGGCTGTTCAGGATCCCCCGATGGGGGAACAGGCTCAGATTGACTTTGGTCAAACCAAACAGAAAGCCTCCAATGGTAAGGAAGTCAAACTGTACTTTATCTCATTCGTTCTTTCTAATTCCCGTTATAAATATATGGAGTGGCTTGATCGCCCCTTTACCACTAGGGATGTAATCAGAACCCATGAGAACGCGTTTGAATACTTTGGAGGAATTCCTAATGAACTTGTTTATGATCAAGATTCTCTCATCGTAGTAAGTGAGAACTCTGGCGATCTCATCCTGACTTCTGAGTTTCAGGGTTATCGGCAAGAACGAGATCTTAATCTTCGCGTTTGTCGTAAAGCTGACCCAGAAAGCAAAGGGAAAATTGAAAATACGGTCAAATTCATCAAGAAAAACTTTGCCAAACACCGGGTTTTTCATAACCTTGACCAATGGAACGAACAGTGTTTGGAATGGTTGGATCGTACCGGGAACGGTAAAATCCATAACACTACAAAAAAAAGACCGGCAGAAGTGTTCATCGAAGAAAAGCAACACTTAAGACCGATCACAAACAAAAAAACATTTCATAATAAGATGAGTATAACAAGGACAGTCCGAAAGGACAATACCATCTTGTATCAGTCAAACCGATATTTTGTTCCTCTCGGAACTTATAAAAAAGACAAGATGGTTTACTTGATAATTACTGATGATGGGCGTCTGGTTATACACGATAAAGCAGAAAGAAATGTAATTGCGGACCATAGACTAGAAACAGGCAAGGGAAAGCTAGTTCAGGATCGAAACCATACTCGTGACCGGTCCCGAGGCATACCAGAATACATTTCTCATTTAGCAGCCAAATTCAACAACCCAGATCAGGCAAATGACTATCTGGAAAATATCTATCATGGGTACCCAAGGTACATCCGGGATCAACTTCAATTAATTCGAAGAACGATAGAGGAACTTGACGAGGATCTGATGAATCAAGCAATGGAAGAGTGTATAAAAAAGAAGCTTTACAGCGCAAATGACTTCAGCGATGTCGTTGAATACCTAAAACGCCAACGCTTATTGAACACTAATCCAAAGCCTCCGTCCCCTGCAGTTCACCCAATAAAGTCGTTAAATGATGCCGATGAGTCAATTTTATTGGCCAAGCCGTCAGTAAGAGATCCAAAGGAATATGAAGAATTATTTAAAGGAGTAGTCATATGA
- a CDS encoding IS1182 family transposase, with protein MLSKNTQINRDQIEMIALDQLVPADHLVRKIEAAVDFSFIYSLVEDLYSTKRGRSSIDPVVLIKMAFIQYTFGIRSMRQTIKEIETNMAYRWFLGFGFYDKVPHFSTFGKNYERRFKDTDLFEQIFYRILKEAADKKLVSSEHVFIDSTHVKASANKRKFEKKVVRKESKAYEARLQAEINSDREEHGKKPIPPDKYEKEENKEIKESTTDSESGYYVKDERTKQFAYSFHAAADRNGFVLGTIVTPGNVHDSTMLEPLVEKVIEKCGKPNAVAADAGYKTPAIAQYLIENEIRPALPYTRPRTKEGYLKKHDYVYDEHFDCYICPEGQVLDYRTTTKEGYRQYISNPVICKDCPLLAQCTQSQNHQKLIQRHIWEPYLEEAEHLRHTEENKIIYARRKETIERVFADAKEKHGMRWTTLRGLKKLSMQAMLTFAAMNLKKLATWTWKSPEMA; from the coding sequence ATGCTTTCGAAAAATACACAGATAAATCGTGACCAAATTGAAATGATTGCCTTAGATCAACTTGTACCTGCTGATCACTTGGTTCGCAAAATAGAAGCCGCAGTAGATTTTTCATTTATCTATTCATTGGTTGAAGATTTGTACTCAACTAAGCGCGGACGTTCAAGTATTGACCCTGTTGTATTAATTAAGATGGCTTTCATTCAATATACCTTCGGTATCCGTTCGATGCGTCAAACGATAAAGGAAATTGAAACAAATATGGCGTATCGCTGGTTTTTAGGATTTGGTTTTTATGATAAAGTACCCCACTTTTCAACTTTTGGTAAAAACTACGAACGTCGTTTTAAGGATACAGACTTATTTGAACAAATTTTCTACCGTATTTTAAAAGAGGCAGCAGATAAAAAGTTAGTTAGTTCGGAACATGTATTCATTGATTCAACTCACGTTAAAGCAAGTGCAAATAAACGCAAATTCGAAAAGAAAGTAGTTCGGAAAGAATCAAAAGCTTATGAAGCACGTCTTCAAGCAGAAATTAATAGTGATCGTGAAGAACATGGGAAAAAGCCCATCCCACCAGATAAATATGAAAAAGAAGAAAACAAAGAAATAAAAGAAAGTACAACAGATTCGGAGAGTGGTTACTATGTAAAAGACGAAAGGACAAAGCAATTTGCTTATTCATTTCATGCAGCCGCAGATAGAAATGGTTTTGTCCTGGGGACTATTGTAACTCCAGGTAACGTTCATGATAGTACAATGTTAGAGCCTCTAGTTGAAAAGGTCATTGAAAAATGTGGGAAACCTAATGCTGTAGCTGCTGATGCCGGATATAAAACACCTGCTATTGCTCAATATTTAATTGAAAATGAAATTCGCCCTGCTTTACCCTATACACGACCACGTACAAAGGAGGGATATTTGAAAAAGCACGATTATGTCTATGATGAGCACTTTGATTGTTACATATGTCCGGAAGGACAAGTTCTGGATTATAGAACGACTACTAAGGAAGGTTATCGACAGTACATCTCTAATCCTGTTATATGTAAGGATTGCCCACTTCTAGCACAATGTACACAAAGTCAAAATCATCAAAAGCTCATTCAACGACATATCTGGGAACCATATCTTGAAGAGGCTGAACATCTTCGTCATACAGAAGAGAATAAAATAATATATGCACGTCGTAAAGAAACAATTGAACGTGTATTCGCGGATGCGAAAGAAAAGCATGGTATGCGATGGACAACCTTAAGAGGTCTTAAAAAATTGTCCATGCAGGCGATGCTTACTTTTGCTGCTATGAATTTAAAGAAGTTGGCTACATGGACTTGGAAAAGTCCAGAAATGGCATAA
- a CDS encoding methyl-accepting chemotaxis protein: MKRVLSLKISHKLIGGFMVSSLLLGGLGLIGFNDISQINENGKNIADNNLEAIQDMSQTRFLLSETKADINDLINKDNAPSVFQIVSDVDKMKSETSSTLANYEKIPLSKDQKIRYQEFKSNLADYQKVRDQLIEYIKTGDYDKAIALNDGDYVTKRDTLIGNINGVIDGLNKDTETFKSNNDAIYQSAKTLLLSISIVGFLISIGLGLWISRSISKRMNQLLNFARALGKGDLTQTIPPASKDEIGQLTEALNTSVANMKELIGEVVYGTQELSASTEQLSATMGEVSTNMNSVSQTTEELTRAFADLTASTEEITTSSEEISSTAHELSERALMGEGKAQEIKTRAQQVKQQAEISSNEAQKIYEEKQSKIYEAIEQAGVVKEINVLANSIGTIADQTNLLSLNASIEAARAGEAGRGFAVVADEVRKLAEQSNASVSNIREVIAKVEKAFDYMTSTSLEVMQFIDTRVISDYENFVHVGNQYEKDAEFVSLMSNEIAEHSKSTSDAIAEVSASIQSASAVSEQTSSGSEAILENIQATNQSIQEVNYAVKSQAEFAEKLSSLSQRFTI, translated from the coding sequence ATGAAACGAGTACTGAGTTTGAAAATTTCTCACAAGTTAATAGGAGGGTTTATGGTTTCTTCCCTGCTGCTTGGAGGATTAGGTTTAATCGGTTTCAATGACATATCCCAAATTAATGAAAATGGGAAAAATATTGCCGATAACAACCTTGAAGCCATACAAGATATGTCGCAAACTCGCTTCTTACTATCGGAAACAAAAGCGGACATCAATGATTTGATCAACAAAGATAATGCTCCAAGTGTTTTTCAAATTGTATCAGATGTTGACAAAATGAAGTCAGAAACTAGTAGTACCCTTGCTAATTATGAGAAAATTCCTTTATCGAAAGATCAAAAAATTAGATATCAAGAATTCAAATCGAACCTAGCGGATTATCAAAAGGTTCGAGACCAATTAATTGAGTATATTAAAACAGGGGATTATGATAAGGCCATTGCTTTGAACGATGGAGATTATGTAACGAAACGAGATACTTTAATCGGTAATATTAACGGAGTGATTGATGGACTAAACAAGGACACTGAAACGTTTAAATCCAATAATGATGCAATTTATCAATCCGCTAAAACGTTATTGCTTAGTATTAGTATTGTTGGATTTTTGATCTCCATTGGACTTGGATTGTGGATATCAAGAAGTATTTCGAAAAGAATGAATCAACTCTTAAATTTTGCTAGAGCATTAGGAAAAGGCGATTTAACACAAACGATTCCTCCTGCTTCCAAGGATGAAATTGGACAATTGACCGAGGCATTAAATACATCTGTTGCGAATATGAAAGAACTGATTGGGGAAGTGGTGTATGGAACACAAGAATTGTCAGCATCCACAGAACAGTTATCGGCAACAATGGGGGAAGTATCTACTAACATGAATTCAGTCAGTCAAACGACAGAGGAACTGACGAGGGCGTTTGCGGATTTAACAGCATCTACCGAAGAAATCACGACTTCCAGTGAAGAAATTTCATCAACGGCTCATGAGCTTTCAGAACGTGCCTTAATGGGAGAAGGAAAAGCGCAGGAGATAAAAACACGTGCTCAACAAGTAAAACAACAAGCAGAAATTTCCTCCAATGAAGCGCAAAAAATTTACGAAGAGAAACAAAGTAAAATATACGAAGCGATCGAACAAGCTGGAGTGGTAAAAGAAATTAATGTTCTTGCTAATTCGATTGGAACCATTGCTGACCAAACTAATCTGTTATCACTCAACGCGTCCATTGAAGCGGCGCGTGCGGGGGAAGCTGGTCGTGGTTTCGCTGTTGTAGCCGATGAAGTACGGAAATTAGCAGAACAATCTAATGCGTCTGTTTCCAATATTCGTGAAGTTATTGCGAAAGTGGAAAAAGCTTTTGATTACATGACATCTACTTCTTTAGAAGTTATGCAGTTTATTGACACAAGGGTTATTTCCGATTATGAGAATTTTGTTCATGTAGGTAACCAATATGAGAAAGATGCAGAATTTGTCAGCCTTATGTCCAATGAGATTGCGGAACACTCTAAATCAACTTCAGATGCCATTGCAGAAGTAAGTGCCTCTATTCAAAGTGCATCTGCTGTGTCCGAACAAACTTCTTCTGGTTCTGAAGCCATTTTAGAAAACATTCAGGCTACGAATCAATCAATTCAGGAAGTTAATTATGCTGTAAAATCACAAGCCGAATTTGCTGAGAAATTATCGAGCCTTTCACAAAGATTTACCATTTAA
- a CDS encoding glycohydrolase toxin TNT-related protein (This protein contains a domain related to Tuberculosis Necrotizing Toxin, which is the C-terminal effector domain of outer membrane channel protein CpnT, and which has a lethal NAD+-glycohydrolase activity.) → MTLTGGEIAPWFDEVGGGVQYVLTDTVENLLEEGILRRITP, encoded by the coding sequence TTGACGCTTACAGGAGGGGAGATAGCACCATGGTTTGATGAAGTTGGAGGCGGAGTTCAATATGTATTGACTGATACTGTAGAAAATTTATTAGAGGAAGGAATACTAAGGAGGATTACACCATAA
- a CDS encoding transglutaminase TgpA family protein, with protein sequence MIKRDLSTFLLYVFGFFLLWEWIRPLEKLTDTSHMGVFIVFLILALTLSYLKMKWIWQWVVKGCYILVAINRLHYQEGLFHLSWMETFLTNVVHNVGMIVDRDWEDLSNEFRTFLLFILLWLMVYLLHYWLLRKQRIFLFFFLTLIYITVLDTFTPYSAKAAVVRTVIAGFAVMGMLTYNRMMRDGKAGNPASFLRKWIVPLAVMLSISVSVGVIAPKAAPIWPDPVPYIKAIGHKSTDNGRGSLRPKRIGYGENDDHLGGPFIGDHSPVFMYQASGKSYWKVETKDEYTGKGWIPSGATSVTFQEGDLVPVYPIPDPVEADVRVASVFFNYNFNAGSFMIYPAGIQRIQEVAPSVQTLHTFEMDTAKEKITYSTKGILRYSVLYKVPKYKESELEKTTGLPSTINQVFYEKYTQLPKGLPARIKQLTEKITAGKSSWYDKAKAVESYFSTDGYTYDQKNVAVPGKKDDYVDQFLFETKRGYCDNFSSSMVVMLRTIGIPARWVKGFSGGDIYKYSNGNNSESLFQVTNNNAHSWVEVFFPNEGWVPFEPTIGFSNDVVIKYDTPATKTNTRQTAAVPVVKQKQPPNMEDAGEVKSKPKSWDIKELWGKIQFFIQNNWQRVVLIVIALGAAVGILYRIRGKWYPYVLLTFYRFKKRDETIRTAYWQLLVQLERFGLKRKENQTLRNYAQYIDSFFATKEMTRLTSCYEQYLYQRHLPEGSWKEVCELWENLIKRTIA encoded by the coding sequence ATGATCAAAAGGGACTTATCGACGTTTTTGTTGTACGTATTTGGCTTTTTTCTACTTTGGGAATGGATTAGGCCGCTGGAAAAGCTGACGGACACGAGTCATATGGGTGTATTCATTGTGTTTTTGATCCTTGCTCTTACTTTATCTTATTTGAAAATGAAATGGATTTGGCAGTGGGTGGTGAAAGGATGTTATATCCTTGTAGCTATCAATCGTCTCCATTATCAGGAAGGGTTATTTCACCTTTCCTGGATGGAGACGTTTCTTACCAATGTGGTTCACAACGTTGGAATGATTGTGGATAGGGATTGGGAGGATTTGTCCAATGAATTCCGCACCTTTTTACTGTTTATTCTGCTGTGGCTGATGGTGTATCTGCTTCATTATTGGCTCCTTAGAAAACAAAGGATCTTTCTGTTTTTCTTTTTGACACTCATTTATATTACGGTCTTAGATACCTTTACTCCCTATAGTGCTAAGGCTGCAGTTGTACGAACGGTCATTGCCGGTTTTGCTGTTATGGGCATGCTCACATATAACCGAATGATGAGGGATGGGAAAGCAGGTAATCCCGCTTCTTTTTTGCGAAAATGGATCGTGCCCTTAGCGGTAATGCTTTCAATTAGTGTGTCTGTTGGGGTGATTGCACCAAAAGCCGCCCCGATCTGGCCTGATCCAGTACCTTATATAAAGGCTATCGGTCATAAGAGCACGGACAATGGTCGAGGAAGCTTGAGGCCAAAAAGAATTGGCTATGGAGAGAATGATGATCACTTAGGCGGGCCGTTTATCGGTGATCATAGTCCTGTATTTATGTATCAGGCAAGTGGAAAGTCTTATTGGAAGGTTGAAACAAAGGATGAATACACCGGAAAAGGGTGGATCCCTTCTGGTGCAACATCTGTGACATTTCAAGAAGGAGACCTTGTCCCTGTTTATCCGATTCCTGATCCAGTGGAAGCCGACGTCCGTGTTGCTTCGGTCTTTTTTAATTACAATTTCAACGCAGGTTCCTTTATGATCTATCCAGCTGGTATTCAAAGAATACAGGAGGTCGCCCCATCTGTACAAACGCTTCATACATTTGAAATGGATACGGCAAAGGAAAAGATTACTTATTCCACAAAGGGCATTCTGCGTTATTCCGTATTATATAAGGTTCCAAAATATAAGGAGAGCGAATTAGAAAAAACAACCGGACTGCCTTCGACGATCAACCAAGTATTTTACGAAAAATATACTCAGCTTCCCAAAGGCCTTCCGGCTAGAATCAAGCAGCTGACGGAAAAAATAACGGCAGGGAAGTCAAGTTGGTATGATAAAGCAAAAGCAGTGGAGAGTTACTTTAGCACTGATGGCTACACATATGATCAGAAAAATGTCGCCGTTCCTGGTAAAAAGGATGACTATGTGGACCAGTTTTTATTTGAAACGAAACGCGGTTATTGTGATAATTTTTCCTCCTCAATGGTAGTGATGTTGAGAACCATCGGTATACCTGCTCGCTGGGTAAAGGGTTTTTCAGGAGGAGATATCTATAAATACAGCAATGGCAATAACTCGGAAAGTTTATTCCAAGTTACGAATAATAATGCCCATTCCTGGGTTGAAGTCTTTTTTCCAAATGAAGGATGGGTTCCGTTTGAACCAACGATCGGTTTTTCGAATGATGTGGTCATTAAATACGATACGCCAGCAACTAAAACGAACACCCGGCAAACAGCTGCGGTTCCAGTTGTCAAACAAAAGCAACCGCCAAATATGGAGGATGCAGGAGAGGTAAAAAGCAAGCCGAAAAGCTGGGACATTAAGGAACTTTGGGGAAAGATTCAGTTCTTTATACAAAACAATTGGCAAAGGGTCGTACTAATTGTTATAGCTTTAGGAGCGGCTGTTGGAATACTGTATCGGATTAGGGGTAAGTGGTATCCGTACGTTCTTTTGACCTTCTATCGTTTTAAGAAAAGGGATGAAACAATCCGTACTGCCTATTGGCAACTGCTGGTCCAGCTTGAGCGGTTCGGGCTTAAACGAAAAGAAAACCAAACTCTTCGCAACTATGCACAATATATTGATTCCTTCTTTGCCACAAAAGAAATGACGAGGTTAACCAGTTGTTATGAACAATATTTATATCAGAGGCACCTTCCTGAGGGCAGCTGGAAAGAGGTTTGCGAATTGTGGGAAAATTTAATCAAAAGGACAATAGCTTGA